A genomic region of Juglans regia voucher JREG20151001 chloroplast, complete genome contains the following coding sequences:
- the atpB gene encoding ATP synthase CF1 beta subunit: MRINPTTSGPGVSALEKKNLGRIAQIIGPVLDVSFPPGKMPNIYNALVVKGRDTTGQQINVTCEVQQLLGNNRVRAVAMSATDGLMRGMEVIDTGASLSVPVGGATLGRIFNVLGEPVDNLGPVDTRTTSPIHRSAPAFIQLDTKLSIFETGIKVVDLLAPYRRGGKIGLFGGAGVGKTVLIMELINNIAKAHGGVSVFGGVGERTREGNDLYMEMKESGVINEQNIAESKVALVYGQMNEPPGARMRVGLTALTMAEYFRDVNEQDVLLFIDNIFRFVQAGSEVSALLGRMPSAVGYQPTLSTEMGSLQERITSTKAGSITSIQAVYVPADDLTDPAPATTFAHLDATTVLSRGLAAKGIYPAVDPLDSTSTMLQPRIVGEEHYETAQRVKQTLQRYKELQDIIAILGLDELSEEDRLTVARARKIERFLSQPFFVAEVFTGSPGKYVGLAETIRGFQLILSGELDGLPEQAFYLVGNIDEATAKATNLT, translated from the coding sequence ATGAGAATAAATCCTACTACTTCTGGTCCTGGGGTTTCCGCGCTTGAAAAAAAAAACCTGGGACGTATAGCTCAAATTATTGGTCCGGTACTGGATGTATCTTTTCCCCCCGGCAAAATGCCTAATATTTACAACGCTCTAGTAGTTAAGGGTCGAGATACTACCGGTCAACAAATTAATGTGACTTGTGAAGTACAGCAATTATTAGGAAATAATCGCGTTAGAGCTGTAGCTATGAGTGCTACAGATGGTCTAATGAGAGGAATGGAAGTGATTGACACGGGAGCTTCTTTAAGCGTTCCAGTCGGCGGAGCAACTCTAGGACGAATTTTCAACGTGCTTGGAGAGCCTGTTGACAATTTAGGTCCTGTAGATACTCGCACAACATCTCCTATTCATAGATCTGCGCCTGCCTTTATACAGTTAGATACAAAATTATCTATTTTTGAAACAGGAATTAAAGTAGTAGATCTTTTAGCTCCTTATCGCCGTGGAGGAAAAATAGGACTATTCGGGGGAGCTGGAGTGGGTAAAACAGTACTCATTATGGAATTGATCAACAACATTGCCAAAGCTCATGGGGGTGTATCCGTATTTGGCGGAGTAGGTGAACGTACTCGTGAAGGAAATGATCTTTACATGGAAATGAAAGAATCTGGAGTAATTAATGAACAAAATATTGCAGAATCAAAAGTGGCTCTAGTATATGGTCAGATGAATGAACCGCCTGGAGCTCGTATGAGAGTTGGTTTAACTGCCCTAACTATGGCAGAATATTTCCGAGATGTTAATGAACAAGACGTACTTCTATTTATCGACAATATCTTCCGGTTCGTCCAAGCAGGATCCGAAGTATCTGCCTTATTGGGTCGAATGCCTTCCGCTGTGGGTTATCAACCCACTCTTAGTACCGAAATGGGTTCTTTACAAGAAAGAATTACTTCTACCAAAGCGGGATCCATAACCTCTATTCAAGCAGTTTATGTACCTGCAGACGATTTGACCGATCCTGCTCCTGCCACGACATTTGCACATTTAGATGCTACTACCGTACTATCAAGAGGATTAGCTGCCAAAGGTATCTATCCAGCAGTAGATCCTTTAGATTCAACGTCAACGATGCTCCAACCTCGGATCGTTGGTGAAGAACATTATGAAACTGCGCAAAGAGTTAAACAAACTTTACAGCGGTATAAAGAACTTCAGGACATTATAGCTATTCTTGGATTGGACGAGTTATCAGAAGAGGATCGCTTAACCGTAGCAAGAGCACGAAAAATTGAGCGTTTCTTATCACAACCTTTTTTCGTAGCAGAAGTATTTACGGGTTCCCCGGGAAAATATGTCGGTTTAGCCGAAACCATTAGAGGGTTTCAATTGATCCTTTCCGGAGAATTAGACGGTCTTCCTGAGCAGGCTTTTTATTTGGTAGGTAACATTGATGAAGCTACTGCGAAGGCTACAAACTTAACTTAG
- the rbcL gene encoding ribulose-1: MSCREGLMSPQTETKASVGFKAGVKDYKLTYYTPEYQTKDTDILAAFRVSPQPGVPPEEAGAAVAAESSTGTWTTVWTDGLTSLDRYKGRCYHIEPVAGEENQFIAYVAYPLDLFEEGSVTNMFTSIVGNVFGFKALRALRLEDLRIPPAYSKTFQGPPHGIQVERDKLNKYGRPLLGCTIKPKLGLSAKNYGRAVYECLRGGLDFTKDDENVNSQPFMRWRDRFLFCAEAIYKAQAETGEIKGHYLNATAGTCEEMIKRAVFARELGVPIVMHDYLTGGFTANTSLAHYCRDNGLLLHIHRAMHAVIDRQKNHGIHFRVLAKALRMSGGDHIHAGTVVGKLEGEREITLGFVDLLRDDFVEKDRSRGIYFTQDWVSLPGVLPVASGGIHVWHMPALTEIFGDDSVLQFGGGTLGHPWGNAPGAVANRVALEACVQARNEGRDLAREGNEIIREASKWSPELAAACEVWKEIKFEFPAMDTL, translated from the coding sequence ATGAGTTGTAGGGAGGGACTTATGTCACCACAAACAGAGACTAAAGCAAGTGTTGGATTCAAAGCTGGTGTTAAAGATTATAAATTGACTTATTATACTCCTGAATATCAAACCAAAGATACTGATATCTTGGCAGCGTTCCGAGTAAGCCCTCAACCTGGAGTTCCGCCTGAGGAAGCAGGGGCAGCAGTAGCTGCTGAATCTTCTACTGGTACATGGACAACTGTGTGGACCGATGGGCTTACTAGTCTTGATCGTTACAAAGGACGATGCTACCACATCGAGCCAGTTGCTGGAGAAGAAAATCAATTTATTGCTTATGTAGCTTACCCCTTAGACCTTTTTGAAGAAGGTTCTGTTACTAACATGTTTACTTCCATTGTGGGTAATGTATTTGGATTCAAGGCCCTGCGCGCTCTACGTCTGGAGGATTTGCGAATCCCTCCTGCTTATTCTAAAACTTTCCAAGGCCCGCCTCATGGAATCCAAGTTGAGAGAGATAAATTAAACAAGTATGGCCGCCCTCTATTGGGATGTACTATTAAACCTAAATTGGGATTATCCGCTAAGAATTACGGTAGAGCAGTTTATGAATGTCTCCGCGGTGGGCTTGATTTTACCAAAGATGATGAGAACGTGAATTCCCAACCATTTATGCGTTGGAGAGACCGTTTCCTATTTTGTGCCGAAGCAATTTATAAAGCGCAGGCTGAAACCGGTGAAATCAAAGGGCATTACTTGAATGCTACTGCAGGTACATGCGAAGAAATGATCAAAAGGGCTGTATTTGCCAGAGAATTGGGAGTTCCTATCGTAATGCATGACTACTTAACCGGGGGATTTACTGCAAATACTAGCTTGGCTCATTATTGCCGAGATAATGGTCTACTTCTTCACATCCATCGTGCAATGCATGCAGTTATTGATAGACAGAAGAATCATGGTATACACTTTCGTGTACTAGCTAAAGCGTTACGTATGTCTGGTGGAGATCATATTCACGCTGGTACCGTAGTAGGTAAACTTGAAGGGGAAAGAGAAATCACTTTAGGCTTTGTTGATTTACTACGTGATGATTTTGTTGAAAAAGATCGAAGCCGCGGTATTTATTTCACTCAAGATTGGGTCTCTCTACCTGGTGTTCTGCCCGTGGCTTCAGGGGGTATTCACGTTTGGCATATGCCTGCTCTGACCGAAATCTTTGGAGATGATTCCGTACTACAATTCGGTGGAGGAACTTTAGGGCACCCTTGGGGAAATGCACCCGGTGCCGTAGCTAATCGAGTAGCTCTAGAAGCATGTGTACAAGCTCGTAATGAGGGACGTGATCTTGCTCGTGAGGGTAATGAAATTATTCGTGAGGCTAGTAAATGGAGTCCTGAGCTAGCGGCTGCTTGTGAAGTATGGAAGGAGATCAAATTTGAATTCCCAGCAATGGATACTTTGTAA
- the accD gene encoding acetyl-CoA carboxylase beta subunit, with protein MVFSCNYGQKGFMEKGRFNSMLAKDELEYGCRLSKSMDSLGPIENTGVSEDPILNDIDKNTLSRSDSDNSSYSNVDHLVGVIDIQSFLSDDTFLVRDNDRDSYFISLDIENKIFEIDNDHSFLSELESSFSNYKNFSYLNNVSNSDDLHDDPYIYDTKYSWNNHINSCIDSYFRSQICIDSYILSGIVNYSDSYIYSYIFDESITSSENQSSSIKPSLDDSDLTITETESSNDLDVTQKYKHLWVQCENCYGLNYKKFLKSKMNICEHCGHHLKMNSSDRIELSIDPGTWAPMDEDMVSLDPIEFNLEEEPYKDRIDSYQRKTGLTEAVQTGTGQLNGIPVAIGIMDFQFMGGSMGSVVGEKITRLIEYATNQFLPLILVCASGGARMQEGSLSLMQMAKISSALYDYQSNKKLFYVSILTSPTTGGVTASFGMLGDIIIAEPNAYIAFAGKRVIEQTLNKTVPEGSQAAEYLFHKGLFDPIVPRNLLKGVLSELFQLHAFFPLNQNSTK; from the coding sequence ATTGTATTTTCATGTAACTATGGGCAAAAAGGCTTTATGGAAAAAGGGCGGTTCAATTCAATGTTGGCCAAAGACGAGTTAGAATACGGGTGTAGGCTAAGTAAATCAATGGATAGTCTTGGTCCTATTGAAAATACCGGTGTAAGTGAAGACCCGATTCTAAATGATATAGATAAAAACACTCTTAGTCGGAGCGATAGTGACAATTCTAGTTACAGTAATGTTGATCATTTAGTCGGCGTTATAGACATTCAGAGTTTCCTCTCTGATGATACTTTTTTAGTTAGGGATAATGATAGGGATAGTTATTTCATATCTTTGGATATTGAAAATAAAATTTTTGAGATTGACAATGATCATTCTTTTCTAAGTGAACTAGAAAGTTCTTTTTCTAATTATAAGAATTTTAGTTATCTGAATAATGTATCTAATAGTGACGATCTTCACGATGATCCTTACATATATGATACTAAATATAGTTGGAATAACCACATTAATAGTTGTATTGACAGTTATTTTCGTTCTCAAATTTGTATTGATAGTTACATTTTAAGTGGTATTGTCAATTATAGTGACAGTTACATTTATAGTTACATTTTTGATGAAAGCATAACTAGTAGTGAAAACCAGAGTTCAAGTATAAAACCGAGCCTGGATGATAGTGATTTAACTATAACAGAAACAGAAAGTTCTAATGATCTAGATGTGACTCAAAAATACAAGCATTTGTGGGTTCAATGCGAAAATTGTTATGGATTAAATTATAAGAAATTTTTGAAATCAAAAATGAATATTTGCGAACACTGTGGACATCATTTGAAAATGAATAGTTCAGATAGAATCGAACTTTCGATTGATCCAGGTACTTGGGCTCCGATGGATGAAGACATGGTCTCTCTGGATCCCATTGAATTTAATTTAGAAGAGGAACCCTACAAAGATCGTATTGATTCTTATCAAAGAAAGACAGGATTAACTGAGGCTGTTCAAACGGGCACAGGTCAACTAAACGGTATTCCCGTAGCAATTGGGATTATGGATTTTCAGTTTATGGGTGGTAGTATGGGATCGGTAGTTGGCGAGAAAATCACCCGTTTGATCGAATATGCTACCAATCAATTTTTACCTCTTATTTTAGTATGTGCTTCTGGAGGAGCACGCATGCAAGAAGGAAGTTTGAGCTTGATGCAAATGGCTAAAATATCTTCCGCTTTATATGATTATCAATCAAATAAAAAGTTATTCTATGTATCAATCCTTACATCTCCTACTACTGGTGGGGTGACAGCTAGTTTTGGTATGTTGGGGGATATCATTATTGCTGAACCCAATGCCTACATTGCCTTTGCGGGTAAAAGAGTAATTGAACAAACATTGAATAAAACAGTACCTGAGGGCTCCCAAGCGGCTGAATATTTATTCCATAAGGGCCTATTCGATCCAATCGTACCGCGTAATCTTTTAAAAGGCGTTCTGAGTGAGTTATTTCAGCTTCATGCATTCTTTCCTCTGAATCAAAATTCAACCAAGTAG
- the psaI gene encoding photosystem I subunit VIII encodes MTTFNNLPSILVPLVGLVFPAIAMASLFLHVQKNKIF; translated from the coding sequence ATGACAACTTTCAATAACTTACCCTCTATTTTGGTGCCTTTAGTGGGCCTAGTATTTCCGGCAATTGCGATGGCTTCTTTATTTCTTCATGTTCAAAAAAACAAGATTTTTTAG
- the ycf4 gene encoding photosystem I assembly protein Ycf4 — translation MNWRSEHIWIELIAGSRKTSNFCWAFILFLGSLGFLFVGISSYLGRNFISLFPSPQIIFFPQGIVMSFYGIAGLFISSYLWCTISWNVGSGYDRFDRKEGIVCIFRWGFPGKNRRILLQFLMKDIQSIRIEVKEGIYARRVLYMEIRGHGAIPLTRTDENLTPREIEQKAAELAYFLRVPIEVF, via the coding sequence ATGAATTGGCGATCAGAACATATATGGATAGAACTTATAGCGGGGTCTCGAAAAACAAGTAATTTCTGCTGGGCCTTTATCCTTTTTTTAGGTTCATTAGGGTTTTTATTCGTTGGAATTTCCAGTTATCTTGGTAGGAATTTTATATCTTTATTTCCGTCTCCACAAATCATTTTTTTTCCGCAGGGGATCGTGATGTCTTTCTACGGGATTGCGGGTCTCTTTATTAGCTCCTATTTGTGGTGCACAATTTCATGGAATGTAGGTAGTGGTTATGATCGATTCGATAGAAAAGAAGGAATAGTGTGTATTTTTCGTTGGGGATTTCCTGGAAAAAATCGTCGCATCTTACTCCAATTCCTTATGAAAGACATCCAGTCCATCAGAATAGAAGTTAAAGAGGGTATTTATGCTCGTCGTGTCCTTTATATGGAAATCAGAGGCCATGGGGCTATTCCCCTGACTCGTACTGATGAGAATTTGACTCCACGAGAAATTGAGCAAAAAGCTGCTGAATTGGCTTATTTCTTGCGTGTACCAATTGAAGTATTTTGA